A portion of the Magnolia sinica isolate HGM2019 chromosome 17, MsV1, whole genome shotgun sequence genome contains these proteins:
- the LOC131231076 gene encoding glutaredoxin-C1-like, translating to MDRVMGLAGQNALVIFSNSSCCMCHSIKRLFSELGAHATVYELDQDSRGKETEKALVRLLGRSSPLPAVFIGGKLVGTSNEVMSLHLKADPTRASKSHLIMLLKEARAIWL from the coding sequence ATGGACCGGGTGATGGGATTGGCTGGCCAGAACGCGTTGGTGATCTTCAGCAACAGCTCATGTTGCATGTGCCACTCCATCAAGAGGCTCTTCAGTGAGCTTGGTGCCCATGCAACTGTTTATGAGCTGGACCAGGACTCCAGGGGAAAAGAAACAGAGAAGGCATTGGTCAGGCTACTGGGTCGTAGCTCACCTCTACCAGCTGTGTTCATAGGCGGTAAGCTGGTAGGCACTTCCAACGAGGTGATGTCACTTCACCTCAAGGCCGACCCCACTCGAGCAAGCAAGAGCCATCTGATAATGCTCCTCAAAGAAGCAAGAGCCATTTGGCTGTAA